One segment of Carya illinoinensis cultivar Pawnee chromosome 1, C.illinoinensisPawnee_v1, whole genome shotgun sequence DNA contains the following:
- the LOC122314745 gene encoding vesicle transport protein GOT1: MNIVGPMVTGGVRYVTDSKSQSPNFVTFSGERVKKILHTDPFLAVCWKCSICYHQKRTTTVIKMAYELNEQKKIGLGLIGFGITFSFLGVILFFDRGLLALGNIFCLTGVALLLGWHSTWNLFTNRANYKGSASFLLGLFFLFVRWPIVGIIFEIYGCIVLFGGFWPSVKVFLYQIPVLGWIIQYPFLLLDRLFRGSG, from the exons ATGAACATTGTTGGCCCAATGGTCACGGGTGGAGTCCGATATGTAACCGACTCCAAGTCTCAAAGCCCGAATTTCGTCACTTTCTCGGGTGAGCGGGTCAAGAAAATCCTTCACACGGATCCCTTCCTCGCCG TTTGCTGGAAGTGCTCTATTTGCTACCATCAAAAGAGGACAACTACAGTTATCAAGATGGCCTATGAACTAAATGAGCAAAAAA AGATTGGCTTGGGTCTGATTGGTTTTGGCATTACTTTCTCATTTCTCGGAGTCATTCTATTCTTTGACAGAGGTTTGCTTGCTCTTGGGAAT ATATTTTGCTTGACTGGAGTAGCCCTTTTGCTTGGTTGGCACTCAACGTGGAATCTCTTCACAAACAGAGCAAACTACAAG GGTTCAGCATCTTTTCTTTTAggactctttttcctttttgttcgGTGGCCAATAGTTGGTATAATCTTTGAAATATATGGTTGTATTGTCCTCTTTGG CGGTTTTTGGCCATCTGTCAAGGTGTTCCTGTATCAGATTCCAGTTTTAGGATGGATTATACAGTATCCTTTTCTG CTTCTTGATCGCCTGTTTAGGGGCTCTGGTTGA